A portion of the Oxynema aestuarii AP17 genome contains these proteins:
- a CDS encoding adenylate/guanylate cyclase domain-containing protein produces MEVGSQFETSARGMCHEVSVLFSEISGYGSLTKDLESQEVADLLHEYFESMVEAVYKYKERCKNQIEIACVGNSLIAVFGSPQPLENHAWLALQTAIEMRQKLEEVNRRRREANKPAIEIGMGINSDTAIGAQIASKRPLEFSAIGEGVNLGFRLEGVSRQYGCDIVLGENTYHYCADRIWARELDTIRIRDNHHPISIYQFLGLNSEPIPDDRKQLIEHYDKGRELYLNRKFAIAMGEFATVLEIDSNDKAAAFHLKRCQRLLREPPKEPWDGAWTLVEN; encoded by the coding sequence ATGGAAGTAGGGAGCCAGTTTGAGACATCTGCCCGAGGCATGTGCCACGAGGTCTCCGTTTTATTTTCGGAGATTAGCGGTTACGGCAGCTTGACGAAAGATTTGGAAAGTCAAGAGGTGGCCGACCTCCTCCATGAGTATTTCGAGTCGATGGTGGAGGCGGTTTACAAGTACAAAGAACGGTGTAAGAACCAGATAGAAATTGCCTGTGTGGGCAATTCTTTGATTGCCGTTTTCGGTTCGCCCCAACCCCTAGAAAATCATGCTTGGCTGGCGTTACAGACGGCTATCGAAATGCGTCAAAAACTCGAAGAGGTGAACCGACGACGCCGGGAGGCAAACAAGCCCGCGATCGAAATTGGCATGGGGATCAATTCGGATACGGCGATCGGCGCTCAGATTGCCTCGAAAAGACCGTTGGAATTCAGCGCGATCGGGGAAGGGGTGAATCTGGGTTTCCGTCTCGAAGGGGTCAGTCGGCAGTACGGCTGCGATATTGTCCTCGGGGAGAATACGTATCATTATTGTGCCGATCGCATCTGGGCGAGAGAACTCGACACGATTCGCATCCGAGATAACCACCATCCGATTTCGATCTATCAGTTTTTGGGACTGAATTCGGAACCGATTCCCGACGATCGCAAGCAGTTGATCGAACATTACGATAAGGGACGCGAGTTATATCTCAATCGGAAATTCGCGATCGCCATGGGGGAATTTGCCACGGTTTTAGAAATTGACAGCAACGATAAAGCCGCCGCGTTTCATTTGAAACGCTGTCAGCGCTTGCTGCGCGAACCCCCCAAGGAGCCGTGGGATGGGGCCTGGACCTTGGTCGAAAATTAG
- a CDS encoding adenylate/guanylate cyclase domain-containing protein encodes MTAASPNPHSWDSPGGAVIDVTPQVEGKNANPSSAHQRASASANSSSALTATSGTFSQFLAPLTQDTFKQVVTDVEQKLEVVNQTLSMLDNLLDSQGFDAILDEMLHSITLKTGELLGADRTTIFLLDEEKNELWSIVAKGEGEGSLEIRIPADKGIAGEAATFKKEINIPYDFFDDPRSGAAKEQYKKTGYRTYTMLCLPLLNEKGDLVAVVQLLNKLKKEYNPQAELFDRIDPKGFTDEDERVFEEFAPSIRLILESSRSFYKATQRQRAAAALMSATQSLSKSSLDLEETLKKVMDEAKQLMNADRSTLWLIDRDKNDLWTKIPIGDQLKEIRIPMGVGYAGTVAKTGEPLNIPFDLYDHPGSEMSRKVDQTSGYRTCSLLCMPVYNADGDLIGVTQLVNKKKQGDHPAYDPAEWPKAPDCWKASFNRSDQEFMQAFNTQAGVALQNAKLFQTVKQQEQMQRDILRCLSNGVISTDKSGHVIAVNESAMKLLEIDDSTQLEGKQLRDLIHVKEGDFAKWFDAALKGEDEKARQQYYPDQTLVSETSEEQHSVHLFINSIADATDPSNVYGALVVMDDISDEKRLKSTMYRYMTQEVAEQLLASGETGLGGKRKEVSVLFSDIRSYTTLTEGMEAEEVVIMLNEYFESMVDAVFKYKGTLDKYIGDAIMAVFGSPLPLKDHAWCAVQTSLEMRKRLIEFNKRRSAAGKQIIRIGIGIHSDEVVSGNIGSSKRMELTSIGDGVNLGSRLEGTSKMYGTDIVISEDTYKPCADLIWVRELDCVRVKGRNEPVNIYEVVGLRSDPIPDDKLALLEHYQKGRECYLGRQFAKALIEFGRVMEIDPNNKAANIHMERCQNLLEAPPPEDWDGVETLTSK; translated from the coding sequence ATGACAGCTGCATCTCCGAATCCGCATTCTTGGGACAGCCCTGGTGGTGCCGTCATCGATGTCACCCCCCAAGTGGAAGGCAAGAATGCGAATCCATCATCAGCTCACCAACGTGCATCTGCTTCTGCCAACAGCAGCAGCGCCCTAACGGCAACAAGCGGAACGTTTTCCCAGTTCCTGGCACCGCTTACCCAAGATACCTTCAAACAGGTCGTCACCGACGTCGAGCAGAAACTCGAAGTCGTCAATCAAACCCTGTCGATGCTCGACAACCTGCTCGACTCTCAAGGGTTCGACGCCATTCTCGACGAAATGCTCCACTCGATTACCCTGAAGACCGGGGAACTCTTGGGAGCCGATCGCACGACGATCTTTTTATTAGATGAAGAAAAAAACGAACTGTGGTCGATCGTCGCCAAAGGCGAAGGTGAAGGCTCCTTAGAAATTCGCATTCCTGCAGATAAAGGCATCGCCGGAGAAGCCGCAACCTTTAAAAAAGAAATCAATATCCCCTACGACTTCTTTGACGACCCGCGATCGGGCGCCGCTAAAGAGCAGTATAAAAAAACCGGATATCGCACTTACACGATGCTCTGCTTGCCCCTGCTCAACGAGAAAGGGGATTTAGTAGCCGTCGTCCAACTTCTCAACAAACTTAAAAAAGAATACAACCCCCAAGCCGAACTCTTCGATCGCATCGATCCCAAAGGCTTTACCGACGAAGACGAGCGAGTTTTTGAAGAATTCGCCCCCTCGATTCGCTTAATTCTAGAATCGTCGCGCTCCTTCTACAAAGCCACCCAACGGCAGCGCGCCGCCGCCGCCTTGATGTCGGCGACCCAATCCCTCAGTAAAAGCAGCCTCGACCTCGAAGAAACCCTCAAAAAGGTCATGGACGAGGCCAAACAACTGATGAACGCCGACCGCAGCACCTTGTGGCTGATCGATCGCGACAAAAACGACCTGTGGACTAAAATCCCGATCGGCGACCAACTTAAAGAAATCCGCATCCCGATGGGAGTCGGTTACGCCGGAACCGTCGCCAAAACCGGAGAACCGCTCAATATCCCCTTCGACTTGTACGACCATCCCGGCTCGGAAATGTCGAGAAAAGTGGACCAAACGAGCGGTTATCGAACCTGCAGTTTGCTCTGTATGCCCGTGTACAACGCCGACGGCGACTTGATCGGCGTGACCCAACTGGTTAACAAGAAAAAACAAGGGGACCATCCCGCTTACGACCCGGCAGAATGGCCGAAAGCTCCCGATTGTTGGAAAGCCAGTTTCAACCGCTCCGACCAGGAGTTCATGCAGGCGTTCAATACCCAAGCGGGAGTGGCCCTGCAAAATGCCAAACTTTTCCAAACGGTCAAACAGCAAGAGCAAATGCAACGGGATATCTTGCGCTGTTTGAGCAACGGGGTGATCTCGACGGATAAATCCGGTCACGTGATCGCGGTCAACGAAAGTGCGATGAAACTGTTGGAAATTGACGACAGTACCCAGCTCGAAGGGAAACAGTTGCGCGATCTGATTCACGTCAAAGAAGGGGATTTTGCCAAGTGGTTTGACGCGGCGTTGAAAGGTGAAGACGAAAAGGCCAGACAGCAATATTATCCGGATCAAACCTTAGTTTCCGAAACCTCCGAAGAGCAGCACAGCGTTCATTTGTTCATCAATTCGATCGCCGACGCCACGGACCCGAGCAATGTTTACGGGGCCTTGGTGGTCATGGACGACATCAGCGACGAAAAACGGCTCAAGAGTACGATGTACCGCTATATGACCCAGGAAGTGGCGGAACAGTTGCTCGCCTCCGGAGAAACGGGATTGGGCGGCAAGCGCAAAGAAGTTTCGGTGCTGTTCTCGGATATTCGCAGCTACACCACCCTCACCGAAGGCATGGAAGCGGAAGAAGTGGTGATCATGCTCAACGAGTATTTCGAGTCGATGGTCGATGCGGTCTTCAAGTACAAAGGGACCCTCGACAAGTACATTGGCGATGCGATCATGGCCGTGTTCGGTTCGCCGTTGCCCCTTAAAGATCATGCCTGGTGTGCGGTGCAAACGTCGTTGGAAATGCGCAAGCGGCTGATCGAATTTAACAAGCGCCGTTCGGCGGCGGGCAAGCAGATTATTAGAATCGGGATCGGGATTCACTCGGACGAGGTGGTCAGTGGCAATATCGGATCGAGTAAGCGCATGGAGCTGACTTCGATTGGGGACGGGGTGAACCTCGGTTCGCGTCTGGAAGGAACCAGCAAAATGTACGGTACCGATATCGTGATTAGCGAAGATACGTACAAGCCCTGTGCGGATCTGATTTGGGTTCGCGAACTCGACTGCGTGCGGGTGAAAGGGCGCAACGAACCCGTGAATATTTACGAGGTGGTCGGATTGCGATCGGACCCGATTCCGGATGACAAGCTCGCCTTGTTGGAGCATTACCAAAAAGGACGGGAATGTTATTTGGGGCGGCAGTTTGCCAAGGCGCTGATCGAGTTCGGTCGCGTGATGGAAATCGATCCGAATAATAAAGCGGCCAACATCCACATGGAGCGCTGTCAGAACTTGTTGGAAGCTCCGCCGCCAGAGGATTGGGATGGGGTGGAAACTTTAACCTCGAAGTAG
- the recN gene encoding DNA repair protein RecN, protein MLLSVQIENFALIDRLQIEFGKGLNVLTGETGAGKSIILDAVDVVLGSKVQGRAIRAGADRAAIEATFELDPPTIAWLREQEIDPLDENLLVVSRELVATRGGSMRSRSRLNGILVNRQLMERVRERLVEITAQGQTVQLVQAARQRDWLDNFGGEPLLAQRQRVAEAFAKTSLALQELERRRQSEQQRLQRIDLLEYQLKELSEADLSEADEAERLEQERQRLSHVVDLQQQSYQAYQFLYQNDTGEQAAADLLGEVQSILQEIVGYDGSLQAILDMVEDALAQTIEAGRQMSSYSANLEADPDRLEQVERRLVQLQQICRKYGPSLGEAIAYAQSIEAELEQLTGGGKSIEELEQNYRACQAQLKAACDRLTTLRRRAARELETRLLEELKPLAMEKVQFEVQLSEMPPNSTGGDRVVFAIGPNPGEPLQPLHEIASGGELSRFLLALKACFSQADDAVTLVFDEIDAGVSGRVAGAIAQKLHQLSLYHQVLFVTHQPIVAAMADCHFRVDKQLIDTPTSSGEAIDTDSAIATETRTAIRVTPLTPQQRREELAQLAGGEGADAAIAFAQSLLNQAADLRQDPDNRRKNANGSGEG, encoded by the coding sequence ATGTTGCTGTCCGTGCAGATTGAGAATTTTGCGTTGATCGACCGACTCCAAATCGAATTTGGCAAAGGTCTCAACGTCTTGACCGGGGAAACGGGAGCGGGAAAATCGATTATTCTCGATGCAGTCGATGTGGTTTTGGGGAGTAAAGTACAAGGGCGAGCGATCCGAGCGGGAGCCGATCGCGCCGCGATCGAAGCGACCTTTGAATTAGACCCGCCGACGATCGCCTGGTTGCGCGAACAAGAAATCGATCCGCTCGACGAAAATTTACTGGTCGTCAGTCGAGAACTGGTGGCGACCCGGGGGGGATCGATGCGGAGTCGATCGCGACTGAACGGGATTTTAGTGAATCGCCAACTGATGGAGCGCGTCCGCGAGCGTCTCGTCGAGATTACCGCCCAAGGGCAAACGGTGCAATTGGTACAGGCGGCGCGCCAACGGGACTGGCTCGACAATTTTGGAGGCGAACCCTTACTCGCCCAACGGCAACGGGTCGCGGAAGCCTTTGCGAAAACGTCCCTCGCCTTGCAAGAACTCGAACGGCGGCGTCAGTCGGAACAACAGCGCTTGCAACGGATTGATTTGCTCGAATATCAACTTAAAGAGTTGAGCGAAGCTGATTTGAGCGAAGCGGACGAAGCGGAACGACTCGAACAAGAACGGCAGCGCTTGAGTCACGTGGTGGACTTGCAACAGCAGAGTTATCAAGCATACCAATTTCTTTATCAGAATGATACGGGGGAGCAAGCTGCCGCCGATTTATTGGGAGAAGTGCAATCGATCTTACAAGAAATCGTCGGTTATGATGGGAGCCTACAAGCGATTCTCGACATGGTCGAAGATGCGTTAGCGCAGACGATCGAAGCGGGACGGCAGATGAGTAGTTACAGCGCTAATTTAGAAGCCGATCCCGACCGTCTCGAACAGGTGGAACGGCGGTTGGTGCAGTTGCAGCAAATTTGCCGCAAGTACGGCCCGAGTTTGGGGGAGGCGATCGCCTACGCTCAAAGTATCGAAGCCGAACTCGAACAACTGACCGGAGGCGGGAAGTCGATCGAAGAGTTAGAACAGAATTATCGGGCGTGTCAGGCACAACTGAAGGCGGCGTGCGATCGCCTCACGACCCTGCGGCGACGCGCCGCAAGGGAGTTGGAAACCCGCTTGCTCGAAGAGCTCAAGCCCCTGGCGATGGAAAAAGTACAATTTGAGGTGCAACTGTCCGAAATGCCGCCGAACAGTACCGGAGGCGATCGGGTGGTGTTCGCGATCGGGCCGAATCCCGGCGAACCCTTGCAACCCTTGCACGAAATTGCTTCTGGGGGCGAATTGAGTCGGTTTCTACTGGCGCTCAAAGCCTGTTTTTCCCAAGCAGACGACGCGGTGACGCTGGTGTTTGACGAAATCGATGCGGGGGTGTCCGGACGGGTCGCCGGGGCGATCGCCCAAAAATTACACCAACTCTCTCTCTACCATCAGGTTTTATTCGTCACCCACCAACCGATCGTCGCCGCAATGGCGGATTGTCACTTTCGGGTAGACAAGCAACTGATCGACACGCCGACGTCCTCGGGAGAGGCGATCGATACCGACAGCGCGATCGCCACGGAAACGCGAACCGCCATTCGCGTGACCCCCTTGACCCCCCAGCAACGACGGGAAGAACTCGCCCAACTCGCCGGAGGAGAAGGGGCCGATGCGGCGATCGCCTTCGCCCAATCCTTACTCAACCAAGCGGCAGACTTACGCCAAGACCCCGACAACCGCCGTAAAAATGCAAACGGTTCGGGGGAAGGTTAA
- a CDS encoding inorganic diphosphatase → MDLSRIPAQPKPGTVNVLIEIPGGSKNKYEFDKDLQAFALDRVLYSSVQYPLDYGFIPNTLADDGDPLDGLVIMDQPTFPGCVIAARPIGMLEMIDGGDRDEKLLCVPVTDPRYTNIKSLKDVASHRLDEISEFFRTYKNLEKKETEILGWKDVDSVMPLVEQCIKAAAK, encoded by the coding sequence GTGGATTTATCGCGGATTCCAGCTCAACCCAAACCCGGTACGGTTAACGTTTTAATTGAAATCCCTGGGGGCAGTAAAAATAAGTACGAATTTGATAAAGACTTACAAGCCTTTGCCCTCGATCGCGTCTTGTATTCGTCGGTTCAATATCCTTTAGATTACGGGTTTATTCCCAACACCCTCGCCGATGACGGCGACCCCCTCGACGGTCTGGTTATTATGGACCAGCCCACCTTTCCCGGCTGCGTGATTGCCGCCCGACCGATCGGTATGTTAGAGATGATTGACGGCGGCGATCGCGATGAGAAATTGTTGTGCGTTCCCGTCACCGATCCGCGCTATACCAACATCAAATCTCTTAAAGATGTTGCCAGTCATCGTCTTGACGAAATCTCCGAGTTTTTCAGAACTTACAAAAACTTGGAAAAGAAAGAAACGGAAATTCTCGGTTGGAAAGATGTTGATAGCGTCATGCCGTTGGTAGAACAATGCATTAAAGCGGCGGCTAAATAA